Proteins co-encoded in one Cytophaga hutchinsonii ATCC 33406 genomic window:
- a CDS encoding CHAT domain-containing protein: protein MKKQLFFIVFIIFQFRIQAQILTQNQLSADSLFELGEYAESMKMYAVEADLHKDIEPVAYYLYCETQRAECAIRLSDLDEAQAIVQAALKQCPAALVNSKALLQNAQAKIYYQKGLLDQAHAEIMSAIELLKGGTSFYWRSPLSECYNTEGLIDWLRGNDEKSLEYLNQALEIRKELFGEHTAQVAAVYNNMGLVYSGIDSDEAVFYYENALEIYQSIYPENHPALAVAYSNLAQIYRKQEAYNTALTQYEKALEIWEQRYPGMHPNKAFVYSGMAQVYEDKGAYDQALTQAKKALEIYKQEYGRHPNTAACFTLIGSIFTGQREYTKAIHAFQLALMYNTASFTETGSNPDVKEYFDGQLLLSTLTHKAIALSGRSSEKTLRLQDLTQALSCYQSCDTLLDQLRQTRTSKNDKVALGAYSYDIYDKAVELSLFLSQNTFKKKYYQQLAFYFVERSKASVLQESISEAKAKSFAGIPDSKIEEEDTYKTTITYLEQKLAKGISDKDQFKTVSAQLFETKRKYEAFITSLEKNYPAYYNLKYNVQPVIMEAIQAKLSEGDCVLEYFVSEKSKTVTTFVLTNKAVRVYMVPLKDTYSKYISGMRNAIKFDSKATFIKTSTALHKQLIPSLPKHCSHLIIIPDGKMAAIPFEALIEKRPKHDTSSYAQMGFMIKKYATSYTYTASLYENTHEAAKVKKVLLFAPVDFSASSDLNALPGTLAEVDTLTSLCTNTAQADVYTYTAASKAVLVSDSLSGYSIIHLATHGLVDEEQPELSCIYTSGTSEENDRIYAGDMYNMHLNAALVSLSACQTGLGKIEKGEGMIGLSRALFYAGADNIMVSLWKVSDLSTQVYMQYFYSIYLSENFTTFAEAARISKIKLLNSETFNSPYYWAAFILIGK, encoded by the coding sequence ATGAAAAAACAACTGTTTTTCATTGTCTTCATTATATTCCAGTTTAGAATACAGGCACAAATACTGACACAAAATCAGCTGTCTGCCGATAGTTTATTTGAGTTGGGAGAATATGCCGAAAGTATGAAAATGTATGCTGTAGAAGCAGATCTGCATAAAGATATCGAACCTGTAGCATATTATTTATACTGTGAGACTCAACGCGCAGAATGTGCGATTCGCCTCAGTGATCTGGACGAAGCGCAAGCAATTGTGCAAGCAGCATTGAAGCAGTGTCCGGCGGCACTGGTTAATTCCAAAGCGTTGCTTCAAAATGCACAGGCAAAAATCTATTACCAGAAAGGATTACTGGATCAGGCGCATGCAGAAATTATGTCTGCCATTGAATTACTTAAAGGCGGCACTTCTTTTTATTGGAGATCACCCTTATCTGAATGTTATAATACAGAAGGATTGATTGATTGGCTCCGCGGTAACGATGAAAAATCGCTGGAGTATTTAAACCAGGCACTCGAAATACGAAAAGAATTGTTTGGTGAACATACCGCACAGGTGGCAGCCGTTTATAATAACATGGGGCTGGTCTACTCCGGTATTGATTCAGATGAAGCAGTATTCTATTATGAAAATGCACTTGAAATTTATCAATCGATCTATCCGGAAAATCATCCGGCCCTTGCTGTTGCGTACAGCAACCTCGCACAGATCTACCGCAAACAGGAGGCATATAATACTGCACTGACACAATATGAAAAAGCTCTGGAAATATGGGAGCAGCGTTACCCCGGTATGCACCCAAATAAAGCTTTTGTGTATTCGGGTATGGCACAAGTGTATGAAGACAAAGGTGCGTATGACCAGGCATTAACGCAGGCGAAAAAAGCATTGGAAATATATAAACAGGAATATGGAAGACATCCGAATACTGCTGCGTGTTTTACATTGATCGGTTCAATTTTTACCGGTCAGCGGGAGTATACCAAAGCGATACATGCATTTCAATTAGCACTCATGTATAACACCGCATCGTTTACAGAAACGGGATCAAATCCTGATGTAAAAGAATATTTCGACGGACAATTGTTGCTGTCAACGTTAACACACAAAGCAATTGCACTGTCAGGAAGATCGTCTGAAAAAACATTGCGCCTGCAAGATCTGACACAAGCCTTGTCGTGCTATCAGTCCTGTGACACTTTGCTGGATCAGCTTCGGCAGACACGTACCAGCAAGAATGATAAAGTTGCGCTGGGCGCATACAGTTATGATATCTACGACAAAGCGGTTGAATTAAGTCTGTTTCTTTCACAGAATACATTCAAAAAGAAATACTATCAGCAGCTTGCATTCTATTTTGTTGAGCGCAGTAAGGCATCGGTGTTGCAGGAATCTATTTCAGAGGCAAAAGCGAAAAGTTTTGCCGGCATACCGGATTCTAAAATTGAAGAAGAAGATACGTACAAAACAACCATTACTTATCTCGAACAAAAGCTTGCAAAAGGAATCAGTGATAAAGATCAATTCAAAACTGTTTCTGCACAGCTGTTCGAAACAAAGAGGAAGTATGAAGCATTTATAACATCGCTGGAAAAAAATTATCCGGCGTATTATAATTTAAAATATAATGTACAGCCTGTAATAATGGAAGCCATTCAGGCAAAGCTTAGTGAGGGCGATTGTGTGCTGGAATATTTTGTTTCAGAAAAATCAAAAACGGTAACAACGTTTGTTCTTACAAACAAAGCCGTACGTGTATATATGGTTCCGTTGAAAGATACCTACAGCAAGTATATTTCCGGCATGCGTAATGCAATTAAGTTTGACAGTAAAGCCACATTTATAAAAACATCAACGGCACTACACAAGCAATTAATTCCTTCTCTTCCTAAGCACTGCAGCCATCTGATCATTATTCCCGATGGAAAAATGGCCGCTATTCCATTTGAAGCTTTGATAGAGAAACGCCCTAAACACGACACAAGTAGTTACGCGCAAATGGGTTTTATGATTAAAAAATATGCAACAAGTTATACCTATACAGCATCATTGTACGAAAATACGCATGAAGCAGCAAAAGTAAAAAAAGTATTATTATTTGCTCCCGTAGACTTCAGCGCTTCCAGCGATCTGAATGCATTACCCGGGACATTAGCGGAAGTGGATACATTAACAAGTCTTTGTACAAACACAGCACAGGCAGATGTATACACATATACGGCAGCTTCAAAAGCAGTTCTGGTAAGCGATTCGCTTAGTGGCTATTCAATTATACATTTGGCTACACATGGTTTGGTAGATGAAGAACAGCCGGAATTGTCCTGTATTTATACTTCCGGAACTTCCGAAGAAAATGACCGTATATATGCAGGAGATATGTATAATATGCATTTAAATGCAGCGTTGGTATCCTTGTCCGCCTGTCAGACAGGTTTAGGTAAAATTGAAAAGGGCGAAGGCATGATCGGGTTGTCCAGAGCACTGTTTTATGCAGGAGCGGATAATATTATGGTATCGTTATGGAAAGTATCCGATCTGTCAACACAAGTCTACATGCAATATTTTTACAGCATCTACCTGTCAGAAAATTTTACAACGTTTGCGGAAGCAGCGCGTATTTCTAAAATTAAATTATTGAATTCAGAAACATTTAATAGTCCTTATTATTGGGCTGCATTTATTTTAATTGGTAAATAA
- a CDS encoding DMT family transporter, whose translation MNWIVLIVAGLFEVIFAFCLGKAKETTGTTSYLWLLGFAITSTISMYLLYRAIQTLPIGTSYAVWTGIGAVGTVIVGILIFKEPAEFWRLFFLTTLIASIVGLKFVAH comes from the coding sequence ATGAACTGGATTGTATTGATTGTAGCCGGCTTATTTGAAGTGATCTTTGCTTTTTGCCTGGGCAAAGCAAAAGAAACAACAGGCACTACTTCTTATTTATGGTTATTGGGTTTCGCCATAACGTCTACCATAAGTATGTATCTGTTGTACCGCGCCATTCAAACATTGCCGATTGGTACGTCGTACGCAGTATGGACAGGTATTGGAGCAGTCGGTACTGTTATTGTAGGAATTCTGATCTTTAAGGAACCTGCGGAATTCTGGAGACTTTTCTTTTTAACTACATTAATCGCATCGATTGTAGGCTTGAAGTTTGTTGCACACTGA
- a CDS encoding rhomboid family intramembrane serine protease: MNDAGIISVLLFLINLFFTYRGLKDHSFFDAYKFDVDKILIQKQYKRIISSGFLHIGWTHFILNMYTLYAFSSSLELYVGLLPFLIIYFASLTGGSLFSLFVHRNHGDYTAVGASGAVSGVVFAAIALFPGMQLGFPFIPIHFPAWLFGLVYMLYTIYGVRSSRDNIGHEAHLGGAVIGMLTALFFQPAAFTENTFTIFIIALPTVIFIAFVLLKPQALLIDNLFFKSHDTHDSIDHRYNKQKAIRQKEIDAILDKISRKGINSLSEKEKQKLDDLSQR; encoded by the coding sequence ATGAATGACGCAGGCATTATCTCTGTACTCTTATTCCTTATCAATCTTTTTTTCACATACAGGGGATTAAAAGATCATTCTTTTTTTGACGCTTACAAGTTTGATGTCGATAAAATTCTTATTCAAAAGCAATATAAACGGATCATCAGCTCCGGGTTTCTGCATATAGGGTGGACACACTTTATCCTGAACATGTACACGCTGTATGCCTTCAGCAGCAGCCTGGAATTGTATGTGGGGCTCCTTCCTTTTCTTATTATTTATTTCGCAAGCTTAACCGGCGGTTCATTGTTTTCGTTATTCGTACATAGAAACCACGGCGATTATACGGCCGTTGGAGCATCCGGAGCGGTAAGCGGTGTTGTGTTTGCTGCCATCGCATTATTCCCCGGCATGCAGCTTGGTTTTCCGTTCATTCCCATACATTTTCCTGCTTGGCTCTTCGGCCTGGTGTATATGCTGTATACCATCTATGGCGTACGTTCCAGCAGAGATAACATTGGGCATGAAGCGCATCTCGGAGGCGCTGTTATAGGCATGCTTACGGCATTGTTCTTCCAGCCGGCAGCATTTACAGAAAACACCTTTACTATTTTCATTATTGCACTTCCAACAGTTATTTTCATTGCGTTTGTTTTATTGAAACCACAGGCATTGCTTATTGATAATTTGTTCTTCAAAAGTCATGACACGCATGATTCAATCGATCACAGGTACAATAAACAAAAGGCGATCAGACAAAAAGAAATTGATGCGATTCTCGACAAAATAAGTCGCAAAGGCATAAACAGCCTCAGTGAAAAAGAAAAGCAAAAGCTCGACGATCTTTCTCAACGATGA
- a CDS encoding DUF1624 domain-containing protein has product MSNTNTLTPPFPADNRIQAIDILRGFLIVLMALDHVRDFFLLDAFAFSATDPEKTTVALFATRWITHLCAPGFVWLSGVSAYMYFKKNGPQKTSAYLFSRGIILILLELTIVKIGWHFNTDFSSFGLLVIWALGLSMILLGLMLWLPQAFVFITALVILAGHNLLDTIQTSDTGWTSLIWHILHQTGTVTLNQQVYINVLYPVLPMFGLICLGYTMGHLFTDDTKEERITLFKRLSLVLLLAFISIRLVNMYGDPAPWMPNQYVYRTVFSFFNVTKYPMSLNYTLITLSALFYILTKIELYTFKPYGYLALFGKVSMFFYIIHIYVIHILAVLLAMATNHQNLTLAMDNMNIYTLTNHFGYSLPVVYLIWLGILLILYPVCKKYRVLKSKHPDSFLKFI; this is encoded by the coding sequence GTGAGTAATACCAATACGCTTACCCCACCTTTTCCCGCAGACAACAGAATTCAAGCGATTGACATACTTCGTGGTTTTCTTATTGTTCTGATGGCCTTAGACCATGTACGGGATTTCTTCTTATTAGACGCGTTTGCCTTTTCTGCTACCGATCCTGAAAAAACAACGGTTGCATTATTTGCTACCCGCTGGATCACGCATCTTTGTGCTCCTGGGTTTGTATGGTTATCGGGCGTTTCTGCCTATATGTATTTTAAGAAAAACGGTCCGCAAAAAACTTCTGCGTATCTATTCAGCCGCGGCATTATTTTAATCCTCCTTGAGCTTACTATTGTAAAAATCGGATGGCACTTCAATACCGATTTCTCTTCCTTTGGCTTATTGGTTATCTGGGCGCTTGGGCTCAGTATGATTCTGCTTGGACTCATGCTCTGGCTTCCGCAAGCGTTCGTATTTATTACCGCGCTGGTAATTCTTGCAGGCCATAATTTGCTGGATACGATACAGACATCTGACACGGGATGGACCTCTTTGATCTGGCACATCCTGCACCAGACAGGTACCGTCACACTAAACCAGCAGGTCTATATAAATGTGCTGTACCCTGTACTGCCCATGTTTGGCTTAATCTGTCTGGGTTATACGATGGGACATTTGTTCACCGACGACACCAAAGAAGAGCGAATTACCTTATTTAAACGCTTATCGCTTGTGTTATTATTAGCGTTTATCAGCATACGCCTGGTTAATATGTATGGAGACCCCGCCCCATGGATGCCTAACCAATATGTCTACCGTACCGTATTCAGCTTTTTTAATGTAACCAAATATCCCATGTCGCTGAATTATACGCTGATTACATTATCAGCACTTTTTTATATCTTAACCAAAATTGAATTGTATACGTTTAAACCTTACGGTTACCTGGCCCTTTTCGGAAAAGTATCCATGTTCTTTTACATCATACATATTTATGTGATCCATATTCTGGCTGTTTTACTGGCAATGGCAACAAACCATCAAAATTTAACGCTTGCCATGGACAACATGAATATCTATACACTTACCAATCATTTTGGCTATTCACTCCCTGTTGTATACCTTATCTGGCTTGGTATTTTACTTATACTTTACCCTGTATGTAAAAAATATCGTGTACTAAAATCAAAACACCCTGATTCTTTTCTCAAATTTATTTAG
- a CDS encoding DUF4919 domain-containing protein — protein sequence MFRSVIGFILLLLTLTVQAQIDPAHLPELLAQKGGYATLTGRFETSDTTLSIEDFQLIYYGYQTTAVYYSKDIEFNENLLKPLSRSGQYKQVIDLADSILRLNPVSIAAHFEKAYACAQLGFNEGESFHRKRYIVLCNVIKLSGNGSIAQPYACNSTNDAVEFILFKGFTAIDDRKTSSGVIEFDLAKNKQKVLHLYISIPAQAYTPPDSTSDSE from the coding sequence ATGTTCAGATCGGTTATCGGCTTTATATTGCTGCTGCTAACGCTTACTGTACAGGCACAGATAGATCCTGCACACCTGCCTGAACTGCTTGCGCAAAAGGGCGGCTATGCAACACTGACCGGACGTTTCGAAACATCCGACACAACATTAAGCATTGAAGATTTTCAATTGATCTATTATGGATACCAGACTACTGCAGTCTATTATTCAAAAGACATTGAATTTAACGAGAACCTGCTTAAGCCGCTTAGCAGATCAGGGCAGTACAAACAGGTAATTGATCTTGCAGACAGTATCCTGCGTCTAAATCCGGTAAGTATTGCTGCTCATTTTGAAAAAGCATATGCCTGCGCACAGTTAGGCTTTAACGAAGGAGAATCCTTTCACCGCAAACGCTACATTGTTTTATGCAATGTAATTAAGCTTAGCGGGAACGGCAGCATAGCACAGCCCTACGCCTGCAATTCAACAAACGATGCCGTTGAATTTATTTTATTTAAAGGGTTTACCGCTATTGACGATCGCAAGACAAGCAGCGGTGTCATTGAATTCGACTTAGCCAAAAATAAACAAAAGGTTCTGCACCTGTACATCAGCATTCCGGCCCAAGCCTATACCCCACCCGATTCAACATCCGACAGTGAGTAA
- the gldH gene encoding gliding motility lipoprotein GldH: MKLFVQAGLLFIGAVLFSCTDSAIVTEAKIDTPETNWTQTTKMDFPFEITDVSASYKLFYQIRYNNDYPYYNLWVNRILLDENGNMISKKLQGMDLFHASTGEPYGAGFGNFFDYKILSDSMQRFPKAGKYTIRLEQTMRKDTLSGIGSVGVEIIKNIQ; encoded by the coding sequence ATGAAATTGTTTGTTCAAGCAGGCTTATTATTTATAGGCGCTGTGCTGTTTTCCTGCACAGATTCAGCAATCGTTACAGAGGCAAAAATTGATACGCCTGAAACCAACTGGACGCAAACCACAAAAATGGATTTTCCGTTTGAGATAACAGATGTATCGGCCTCATATAAACTTTTCTATCAGATCCGCTACAACAACGATTACCCGTATTACAATTTATGGGTTAACCGAATTCTACTGGATGAAAACGGTAATATGATTTCAAAGAAACTGCAAGGCATGGATCTGTTTCACGCTTCTACCGGAGAGCCTTACGGTGCAGGCTTCGGTAATTTCTTCGATTACAAAATTCTTTCAGACAGCATGCAGCGCTTTCCAAAAGCAGGCAAGTATACCATCCGTCTGGAGCAAACCATGCGGAAAGATACCTTGTCAGGAATCGGTTCTGTTGGTGTAGAGATTATTAAAAATATCCAGTAA
- the ricT gene encoding PSP1 domain-containing protein — MSCSSGSCGTGGGCSTKSGGCSSGGCSSGGCNKLNSFDWLGNMELDALPAFDIIEVRFKNGRKEFFRNTKSLELYAGDPIVVEVQSGHHIGYVSMQGEIVRLQMKKKNVLNNDDIKAIYRKATQKDLEKFEQAKNREASSLYRTREIIVDQKLGMKLSDVEFQADNTKVTFYYSAEDRVDFRELIKMLAGEFKVRIEMKQISLRHEAARLGGIGSCGRELCCSTWLTDFKNVNTSAARYQNLSLNPSKLSGQCGRLKCCLNYELDTYLNALKGIPEVEVPLKTAMGNATLQKTDIFKRIMWFGFQDETTWFPLQVERVIEIIEMNKAGKTPATLESNEEIIKDDRIMIREKEELSRFDDKFKSKNKKRKKKRSGDDASDRTERAQRPAVNIQRVSQNQQVPRSEKPQQAAEPRNENQNNSNRPQRISPNQQEVRKEAPRNENKNREGSKQPNNNSNRPQRVNQQNTPQSNQQQPNPKKQQPNQPDRDRTPRQGNQQQHTNPKPQGQQHKEPKKPQQDNQSTGGNKHQLIKKPSGNFPPRQNNQNPGEESSPNNSNN, encoded by the coding sequence ATGTCTTGTAGTTCAGGCAGTTGCGGCACCGGTGGTGGCTGCAGCACAAAATCAGGAGGATGCAGTTCAGGCGGATGTTCTTCTGGTGGTTGCAACAAATTAAATTCTTTTGACTGGCTGGGGAATATGGAACTCGATGCCCTTCCAGCATTTGATATTATTGAAGTACGTTTTAAAAACGGGAGAAAAGAATTTTTCAGGAATACAAAATCGTTAGAGTTATATGCCGGGGACCCTATTGTTGTAGAAGTACAATCCGGGCACCATATCGGCTATGTTTCTATGCAGGGTGAAATTGTACGCCTGCAAATGAAAAAGAAGAATGTGCTGAATAACGATGATATTAAGGCCATTTACCGTAAAGCAACGCAAAAAGATCTGGAGAAATTTGAACAGGCGAAAAACCGCGAAGCAAGTTCTTTATACCGTACGCGTGAAATAATTGTTGATCAGAAATTAGGTATGAAATTATCTGATGTGGAATTTCAGGCAGACAATACAAAAGTTACTTTTTATTATTCTGCGGAAGACCGTGTTGATTTCCGGGAGCTGATTAAAATGCTGGCCGGTGAATTCAAGGTGCGTATTGAAATGAAACAGATCAGCCTGCGCCATGAAGCAGCTCGTTTAGGCGGCATCGGTTCGTGCGGACGGGAACTTTGCTGCTCAACCTGGCTGACAGATTTTAAAAACGTGAATACATCTGCTGCGCGTTATCAGAATTTATCGTTAAACCCATCCAAGCTTTCAGGCCAGTGCGGCCGCCTGAAGTGCTGTTTAAACTATGAGCTGGATACGTATCTGAATGCATTAAAAGGAATTCCTGAAGTTGAGGTTCCGCTTAAAACCGCGATGGGGAATGCAACGCTTCAGAAAACAGACATCTTCAAACGTATTATGTGGTTCGGTTTCCAGGACGAGACTACCTGGTTCCCGTTGCAGGTTGAACGTGTTATTGAAATTATAGAAATGAATAAGGCAGGCAAAACACCTGCAACGTTAGAATCGAACGAGGAGATAATCAAAGACGATCGTATTATGATCCGTGAGAAAGAAGAACTTTCACGCTTTGATGATAAATTCAAATCGAAAAATAAAAAACGTAAAAAGAAACGTTCCGGTGACGATGCTTCAGACCGTACTGAACGCGCACAGCGTCCTGCGGTGAACATTCAGCGTGTGAGCCAGAATCAGCAGGTGCCAAGAAGTGAAAAGCCGCAACAAGCTGCTGAACCACGCAACGAAAATCAAAACAATTCAAACAGACCGCAACGTATTTCTCCGAATCAGCAGGAGGTGCGGAAAGAAGCTCCGCGTAACGAAAACAAAAACAGGGAAGGCAGTAAACAGCCCAACAATAATTCTAACCGTCCGCAGCGCGTTAACCAGCAAAACACACCGCAGTCAAATCAGCAGCAGCCGAATCCAAAAAAGCAGCAGCCGAACCAGCCTGACCGTGACCGCACGCCAAGACAAGGGAACCAACAGCAGCATACAAATCCCAAACCACAGGGCCAACAACATAAAGAACCGAAGAAGCCTCAGCAGGACAATCAATCAACGGGCGGAAATAAGCACCAATTGATTAAAAAACCTTCGGGCAACTTCCCTCCAAGACAGAATAATCAAAACCCGGGAGAAGAAAGTTCACCAAACAACTCCAATAACTAA
- the purD gene encoding phosphoribosylamine--glycine ligase yields MNILIIGSGGREHTFAWKLKQSPKCSNLYVAPGNAGTEQIATNLAIDVTDFKGIESACIKNNINLVIVGPEAPLVAGIVNYFQATESIKHIPVIGPDKIGAQLEGSKDFSKNFMQKYGIPTAASRTFTEAQLEEGLTYLETQALPIVLKADGLAAGKGVIIAEDLTTAKRTLKEMLADKLFGEASAKVVIEQFLKGIEASVFVLTDGEHYVILPEAKDYKRIGEKDTGPNTGGMGAVSPVPFADATFIKKVEDRVIIPTINGLKKEGIRYKGFIFIGLMSDNGEPFVIEYNARMGDPETEVVFPRIQNDIVDLFVATAENKLNEIKLSIDPRTATTVMLVAGGYPGDYAKGQEITKLEDVRDVTVFHAGTKNADGKIVTNGGRVIAVTGFGNSIPEALEKSNKAAAAIQWEGKNYRRDIGLDLVNI; encoded by the coding sequence ATGAATATTTTAATCATCGGTTCGGGCGGAAGAGAACATACATTTGCCTGGAAATTAAAACAATCACCAAAGTGTTCCAATCTGTACGTTGCCCCAGGCAATGCCGGCACAGAACAAATTGCAACCAACTTAGCGATAGATGTTACAGATTTTAAAGGCATAGAAAGTGCGTGTATTAAAAACAATATCAATCTGGTAATTGTTGGTCCTGAAGCCCCTTTGGTTGCAGGGATTGTAAATTACTTTCAGGCTACCGAGAGCATTAAACACATCCCCGTTATCGGGCCGGATAAAATAGGTGCACAGTTAGAAGGCAGCAAAGATTTTTCTAAAAATTTCATGCAGAAATACGGTATACCAACCGCCGCTTCGCGCACGTTTACTGAAGCACAGCTGGAAGAAGGGTTAACGTATTTAGAAACACAAGCATTGCCAATCGTATTAAAAGCAGATGGCTTAGCTGCAGGTAAAGGCGTGATCATTGCCGAAGATCTGACAACCGCTAAACGTACGCTGAAAGAAATGCTTGCTGATAAATTATTCGGTGAAGCAAGTGCTAAAGTTGTTATCGAACAATTCTTAAAAGGAATAGAAGCTTCTGTTTTTGTATTGACAGATGGAGAGCATTATGTTATTCTTCCTGAAGCAAAAGATTATAAGCGTATCGGCGAAAAAGATACCGGACCAAACACAGGCGGTATGGGTGCTGTATCTCCTGTTCCTTTCGCAGACGCCACATTCATAAAAAAAGTTGAAGACAGAGTCATCATACCAACGATCAATGGTTTGAAAAAAGAAGGTATCCGTTACAAAGGCTTTATTTTTATTGGTCTTATGAGCGATAACGGTGAGCCGTTTGTGATTGAGTACAACGCACGTATGGGTGATCCGGAAACAGAAGTTGTGTTCCCGCGTATTCAGAATGATATTGTTGATTTGTTTGTGGCTACTGCTGAAAATAAATTAAACGAAATAAAACTATCGATTGATCCGAGAACGGCAACAACTGTTATGCTTGTGGCAGGTGGTTATCCGGGAGATTATGCAAAAGGACAGGAAATTACAAAACTGGAAGATGTGCGTGATGTAACGGTTTTCCATGCCGGAACAAAAAATGCAGACGGCAAGATCGTAACAAACGGCGGACGTGTCATTGCCGTTACAGGTTTTGGTAACAGCATTCCGGAAGCGCTCGAAAAATCAAACAAAGCAGCAGCGGCTATTCAATGGGAAGGTAAAAACTACCGCAGAGATATCGGGCTGGATTTAGTAAACATTTAA